The Chitinophagales bacterium genomic sequence TATTGATACTTTCAACAAGTATGAAAAGATCAGGATAGGGATAGAATATGTGGACAAAACCGAACCTGATACCGGTACGACTGTGATCATAAAAATTGAAAACCTGAACAATGTATAATATCAGTTGCATTATAACTGACGATGAGCCCAAAATGGTTGAGTTGTTGTCTGTAACCCTCGAAGAATTGTTTCCTGAAATTGAGATAACAGGAACATACACTGACTGGAAATCGGCCATAAGTGGCATTAAGTCCAACAAACCTGACATCCTCTTTCTGGATATTTCTATGCCTGAAAAAACGGGTTTCGACCTGCTTGATCTTATCCCCAACCTATCTTCAGAAATTATTTTTGTTACAGCCCACACAGAATTTGCCCTGGATGCCTTTAACTTTGACGTGTGTGGGTATGTGCTAAAACCCATCAATGAAAAACAACTGGTGAAAGCTATTGAAAGAGCTAAAACAAGAATACTTACTAAGCGGAAAGCAATTGAAAACAATGAAAGCAAAAGTGAAAAAATAGGCATACCCGACGACAATGGGATACGTTATGTTGATATTGATGACATTATTTACTGTGAAACATTCAACAGATATACTAAAGTAGTTACCCTGAATATGGAGATTCTCAGTTCTTATAATATCGGCAGGTATCATGAAACTCTACCCCGGGAGCTGTTCTATCAATTACACAGGTCGTTCATTGTCAACCTGAACCATGTTAAAAGATATGACGCTACAGGTCTTGTTATCATGAATGATGGCACAGAAATACCAATATCCAAAAAACACAAAGAGGATTTCCTGCAAATGTTTAACAGGGTAGGACGATAAATAAGCAAATGCATAATCTCACTAAAATAAAAGTATTCCGCATACTGCTGATATTAAGTTATCTGCCGGCATGTGTATTGGTCTTGCCATTTGCATTGATGAGAAAAAGGAACCCTTCCGGTTATTTTTTCTTCTTCGACAGATATGTAATCGGGGGGGCGCAAAAAGTGCATATCGATATCCTCAACGCTATTCCGGGTATATACAAACAAGTGTATTTTACACGCCTGTCTACTAACGATAAACTTAAAAAGGAGTTCTATAGCATACCTGATAGTGATTGCAAAGACATACATACCTGGTGCGACAACCTGTTGTTCAGGTTGTTTACTGTCCACTACTATGCATTTTATCTCAACAGGCATACAAAAGCTATTGTGTTCAGCTCAAACAGTACTTTCTTTTATGATATGCTGTTCTTCATTAGTAAAAAGGTAAAAAAGACTGAACTGCTGCACAACTTTACCTATGGAAATAACGGTATGGAGTTCTTCGGACTGGCAAATTATCGTTACCTAGACCACCGTGCTGTGGTAGATGCCGCTACGCGAAATAATATCATTGAACAATACAAACAGTATAACATACCCGAAACGTATGCTGACAGAATAATACTGATAGAGCCCGGCGTATATGTACCGGATAAATCTGAAAAAGACCTCTCTTTACCATTAAAAGTGCTGTACGCCGGTAGAGGCGGACCACAAAAACGAATATATCTGCTGAACATGGTCGCAGAAAAAGTTATTAAAGATAAATTGCCGGTAGTGTTTCATTTTGCCGGTACTATGATGGACGAGTTGTCGGAATTTGTTAAACAGAATTCTGTGATACACGGCGAGCTCAGCACACAGTCAGAAATGTATGCTCTTTACCGTAGCTGTCACGTATTGCTTATGACCTCGGCATATGAAGGATTCCCGATGTTGATAAAAGAGGGTATGGCTAATGGTTGCATACCTGTAGTTACTGCACTGGAGGGAAATAAAATGCACTTATACAACAACCGGAATGCCCTGTTGATATTAAACCCTGAAGATGAGGAAAATGTGATAAAGCAAGGGTATGCACACCTGCAATGGTTGACTGATAACAACCGGGAACTACAGCGGTTATCCGACGATTGTTATTCATATGCAAAAGAACATTTTGATAAGGCAACCTTTACAGCTGCTTATCATACCTTTCTGCTCAATGAAGCAGCACTCCGTTGACGTGCATGTTTACTTTTTCTTAACTACAATGATATTGTTCAGGTAAAAATCAGACCGTTTAATACGTTTAGGCAGTATGGCTGACATAAGTAAACCCAGTAACAAAACAGGAGTAATGAGAACACTGAAGAATATGACATGCAGCCACATCGGTTTTCTGGGAATAAAGTAATTGATATATGAAACTACTCCTTGCACCAAACAATCCCAATATGAACCTGTTTTTTCATAATGAACAACCTCAAAGCCGTTTTTCTCCATCAGGTGTTTCAATCCGAAAGAAGAGTAGCGTGCATAATCATAGGGTTGTTCATGTTCAGGCCAGTAAAAAGGACATGACAACAAAAGATGTGCCCCCGGCTTCAACACCCTATACAGCTCAGGTAGTATCTCATCGGGATTAAAGACATGTTCCAAAACTTCAGACGAGAACGCGCCATCAAAATGATCGTTGCCGAATGGTATTGTTTTCCCATCATAAATGACATCTGCTGCCAGGCTTTCATTTTTCGAACTCACCTCAGTAGCATAATCTAACCCCGTGTATGAGTTAACCTCAAAAAGGCTTCTGTATGGTTTGCTGCCACATCCAAAGTCAAGTATATCGCCGCTGTTTACATATTTTATATTGCGCTTAATAGCCCTGTACAACTGTCCGCGAATTATAAAGAACGGGTTAAAGAAAATACTATACCATTTGGGTGCAAATTCTTCCCTTATGTTATCAGACATAATATTATAGTGTAATAATTATTATTGCAGAAATATTAACAAATTCCATTACCAAATGTGAAAATACATTATGATGGCGAAAGCAGCTACATTTATTCCTTCTGATTAACTTTGTTCTCCATGGGCATTGTTTTCCGCCAGTCGATAAAAACTACAATAGTAACCTTTACCGGTGCAGGGCTGGGAGCCTTAGTGCTGTACATCAACACACACCTGCTGTCAAAAACAGGATTAAGCCTTATTACCACCATTACCTATACAGCTGCAATAGTACAACTATTCGTTATTATGGGTACTGCCAACCTGATATCTGTATATACCCAACGGTACCTGTACGAAGATGAAAGGCGAAAGGCACTTTTTACCATCGGCTTGTTGACCAGCACAGTTGGCACGCTTATATTCAGCGCCTGCTTTTTTCTTTTCAAAGATTCGATCGTTAACTTGTACAAACCTGAGGATCAACCACTAATAAGCAAATATTACCCGCTGGTGCCGGTGTTGGTGTATATCTGGTCGCTGATGACCATTCTTGACCAGTACCTGATAGCACATGTAAAAATTGCTGTATCCGCCTTCTCCCGGGAGGTACTATTACGTGTGTGCAACCTTGTATTACTGGTACTTCTGTTCTTCAATGTTCTATCCTTCTCCCTGTATGTCCTGTTTAATGTCCTTATATACATTATCCCGGTAATAGTATTATTTGCAGTTTCAACCAGAACAAAAGGGTTCGGCTTCTCGCTGAACTTTAAAGTATTCAGCCTGGCAGAACTTAAGGATATGCTCCATTTCAGCTGGTACCACCTGCTGGTGGGTGCATCGCTCACCATTTTGCACTTCCTGGATGCGCTGATGCTGGGCCCGCTGGATGAAGGGGGCTTATCGTCAACAGCACCATATATTGCTGCAACATTCCTGGCTACTGTCATGTACATGCCTTACAGAGCCATGTCTACATCATCGTTACCCATACTCAACCAGGCCTATATCGAAAAAGACATGGCAAAAGTAAATGACCTTTTTACCCGTGCAGGTGCCAACATCATTATTGTTGCCGTTGGCATGTATATTCTTATTGGCCTGAACCTGGATAACGCATTGGCTGTTTTGCCGGAAGGATATGAGAACGTGAAACCATTGGTACTGATACTGATGCTGGGTAAACTTATAGATATGGCTACCGGGCTGAATAACGAGCTGATCAGCATTTCTAAATATTATAAATTCAATTTCAGGATAGCCGTATTTCTGTTGGTTATGGTATATGTACTGGACAGGATATACATACCCAGATACGGAGTTTTCGGGGCAGCATGGGTAGCAACGGCATCCGTCAGCGTTTTCAACCTGTCAAAAATGATCTTCCTTTATAGCAAGATGAAGTTGCACCCTTTTACACGGAAAACATGGTTGATCGTCCTTTCAGGTATCGTAGCGGCAGCAGCAGGATACTTCTGGCCTTATATATTAAACCCCGTAGTTGATACTACCCTTCGTAGCATCGTGGTCCTGTTTGTATATGGTTTAATGCTTATATGGCTGAAGCCTTCAAATGACCTGGTAGTATACCTGGAGAACATTAAAAAGGACAAAAAACTGTTCTGAGGCACATTCATCCCTGAATATTGCCGATACATCACATATTTTTTGAGGCGAAGTATATTTTCAATAATTTGCATGTGTGTACATAGCTTGCCCAAAACTGCCTGATAAAGCCTGTTTCGGATGAGCATAGTACCCTTCATATTAACCAAACGTGTAAGAATTGTCACAGCAATGAAACATGTTTGGCAGAAAGTATGAATATATAACCTATAGTAACCTGACTGTGACTATTTTTAATGTAAACGATAGAATATCTCCTGTATAAGCGGGATAATAACTTCCTGAATGAGCAAGCAATACAATATATCATACACACACCTGTACCGCCCTGTACTTTTGATTGCCATTTTCATTCTTAGTTTTCTGGATTGTGCCAGGGCTACCCATATATACGGGGCTGACCTGTACTATACACATGTCAGCGGCAATACTTATACTGTCACGCTTAACGTATACGGCGACTGTGCGGGAAGCGCATTCCCTAACCTGCAGAGTTCAAGCGCACAAGTTAATGTGTTCAATGGTTCAAGTTTATTCACTACACTCACACTGCTCATACAAAATCCCACTACAGGGGTAGAGGTTACGCCTGTATGTGCTTCACAGATCAATAATACTGCCTGTAACAATGGTTCTCTTCCCGGCGTAAAAAAATTCGTGTATTCCAGAACGGTGACGCTTAATACCACATCCAACAACTGGCGGTTTCGCTTTACCGGCAATATGGGTAGCGGATCGTCTGCCGGCCGAAGCTCGCTGATCACCAACATTTCGAGTAGCGGCAGCACTATTATGAACCTGGAAGCAACACTCAATAATGTGAATGGCCCCAACTCAACTGCCACTTACACAACAATACCTACTCCGTTTTTCTGTATTAACAAAGCCGCGAGTTACAATCCAGGTACTGTTGATGTAAATAGCGACAGCCTGTCATACAGCCTTGTACCCGGACTAACATCAGGAGGTACCGTAACCTATCTGACCGGGTATTCCGCTACATCTCCTGTAGCAGCAGCAACAAGTACATTTAACTTCAATGCACAGACAGGTCAGATCAACTTCACTCCCAATCTTACACAGCAGTCACTGGTAGTGACCCAGGTAGAAGAATACAGAAATGGTGTTCTTGTGGGTACCAGCATGCGCGAAATGACTTATGTAGTATTGAATAACTGTAATAACAATCCTCCGGGTGGTAAGATCACCAATAACTCAAGTGGTAAAGTGGATACCAGCGGTGTCATTATTGATGTTTGTAAATCTGCAGGTACTATTAACTTTTATATTGACCCTACTGACCTGGATACTGACGTGATCAATGTTAGCTATACCGGCTTGCCGGTGGGCGCCACCTTTACACTTACCAACAATAATACCACTGCTCCACACGGGGTGTTTTTATGGAACCTTACCAATGTGAACCCCGGCAACTACAATTTCTTTATCACATATGTTGATGATGGCTGCCCGTTATCTTCCAAACAAACTATTGCTTACACAGTAAAGGTATTGCCTATACCCGATGTAGCCGTTAACATAACATCTCTGGCAACATGTACTAAAAAAGCTGTGTTCACTATGACCCCTTCTGTATCACCATCTCCTTGGCGCCTACAGGTGCTGCAGGGAAGTACTGTACTACACAACTTTAATGGTGTAACAGGCGTTCAGACAGACAGTCTTACGCCCGGTTCATATACCGTACGTGTTTACAATGCCGATACTTGTTTTAAAGACACTGCACTGGTTATCGCTCCCCCTCCTCCAATAGGCATATCGTTAGCAGTGACACCGCTCAAGTGTCATAATGATACCAA encodes the following:
- a CDS encoding glycosyltransferase family 4 protein; translated protein: MHNLTKIKVFRILLILSYLPACVLVLPFALMRKRNPSGYFFFFDRYVIGGAQKVHIDILNAIPGIYKQVYFTRLSTNDKLKKEFYSIPDSDCKDIHTWCDNLLFRLFTVHYYAFYLNRHTKAIVFSSNSTFFYDMLFFISKKVKKTELLHNFTYGNNGMEFFGLANYRYLDHRAVVDAATRNNIIEQYKQYNIPETYADRIILIEPGVYVPDKSEKDLSLPLKVLYAGRGGPQKRIYLLNMVAEKVIKDKLPVVFHFAGTMMDELSEFVKQNSVIHGELSTQSEMYALYRSCHVLLMTSAYEGFPMLIKEGMANGCIPVVTALEGNKMHLYNNRNALLILNPEDEENVIKQGYAHLQWLTDNNRELQRLSDDCYSYAKEHFDKATFTAAYHTFLLNEAALR
- a CDS encoding response regulator transcription factor, which produces MYNISCIITDDEPKMVELLSVTLEELFPEIEITGTYTDWKSAISGIKSNKPDILFLDISMPEKTGFDLLDLIPNLSSEIIFVTAHTEFALDAFNFDVCGYVLKPINEKQLVKAIERAKTRILTKRKAIENNESKSEKIGIPDDNGIRYVDIDDIIYCETFNRYTKVVTLNMEILSSYNIGRYHETLPRELFYQLHRSFIVNLNHVKRYDATGLVIMNDGTEIPISKKHKEDFLQMFNRVGR
- a CDS encoding class I SAM-dependent methyltransferase, producing MSDNIREEFAPKWYSIFFNPFFIIRGQLYRAIKRNIKYVNSGDILDFGCGSKPYRSLFEVNSYTGLDYATEVSSKNESLAADVIYDGKTIPFGNDHFDGAFSSEVLEHVFNPDEILPELYRVLKPGAHLLLSCPFYWPEHEQPYDYARYSSFGLKHLMEKNGFEVVHYEKTGSYWDCLVQGVVSYINYFIPRKPMWLHVIFFSVLITPVLLLGLLMSAILPKRIKRSDFYLNNIIVVKKK
- a CDS encoding lipopolysaccharide biosynthesis protein, translating into MGIVFRQSIKTTIVTFTGAGLGALVLYINTHLLSKTGLSLITTITYTAAIVQLFVIMGTANLISVYTQRYLYEDERRKALFTIGLLTSTVGTLIFSACFFLFKDSIVNLYKPEDQPLISKYYPLVPVLVYIWSLMTILDQYLIAHVKIAVSAFSREVLLRVCNLVLLVLLFFNVLSFSLYVLFNVLIYIIPVIVLFAVSTRTKGFGFSLNFKVFSLAELKDMLHFSWYHLLVGASLTILHFLDALMLGPLDEGGLSSTAPYIAATFLATVMYMPYRAMSTSSLPILNQAYIEKDMAKVNDLFTRAGANIIIVAVGMYILIGLNLDNALAVLPEGYENVKPLVLILMLGKLIDMATGLNNELISISKYYKFNFRIAVFLLVMVYVLDRIYIPRYGVFGAAWVATASVSVFNLSKMIFLYSKMKLHPFTRKTWLIVLSGIVAAAAGYFWPYILNPVVDTTLRSIVVLFVYGLMLIWLKPSNDLVVYLENIKKDKKLF